A stretch of Heterodontus francisci isolate sHetFra1 chromosome 1, sHetFra1.hap1, whole genome shotgun sequence DNA encodes these proteins:
- the LOC137375860 gene encoding vasotocin-neurophysin VT-like: MPQLSLPLCLLAVTSACYIQNCPRGGKRSFLDTDVRQCMPCGPENRGHCFGANICCGEEIGCYIGTSETLRCQEENYLPSPCEPAGRPCGRNSGKCASSGICCNDETCTTDSTCLESESKWRHSSMERNFTLLDSAATDLLLRLMRLSNRQPAEKHQLI; the protein is encoded by the exons ATGCCTCAACTCTCGCTGCCACTTTGCCTGCTGGCCGTCACTTCAGCATGTTACATCCAGAACTGCCCCAGAGGGGGCAAGAGATCGTTCCTCGACACAGATGTCAGGCAG TGTATGCCTTGCGGCCCTGAAAACAGAGGCCATTGCTTTGGAGCTAACATCTGCTGCGGTGAGGAGATTGGCTGCTACATTGGAACCTCAGAGACACTGAGATGTCAGGAGGAGAATTACCTGCCATCCCCTTGTGAACCTGCTGGAAGACCCTGTGGTAGAAATAGCGGGAAATGTGCCTCATCAGGAATCTGCTGCAATGACG AAACCTGCACCACAGACTCTACATGCCTGGAGAGTGAAAGTAAATGGAGACACTCTTCCATGGAAAGAAACTTCACACTTTTAGACAGTGCTGCAACCGACCTCCTTCTGAGACTAATGCGTCTATCTAACAGGCAGCCTGCAGAGAAGCACCAACTAATATGA